The nucleotide sequence GTCAAATCCTGTGCTTTGATAGGCAGGAAAGGCAATAGAAAAGGTGCCAGGACCCCAGCCGAAGAAAGGGCGCTCATAAAGCATCGGAACGGTATCTCGCCATACCTGCATCCTGACCGCACCGGCAAGCGAGGGGTCCTTAAGGGTATGTAACCGTTCCAAGACAGGATTTAGGCCGAACCAGGCGGTAAGTAGCAGGCCGAGAGAAAGGGTCGAGAAAAAGAGGAGAGAGCCCTTTTTCTGTCGATGTATGGCTGCTAGGGTAAGGACAAAAAAGGCCAATCCGCCCCCTGCTCCAATAATCCCGCCCCGGGACAGGGAGAAGAGGAGGGCAGTGGCGATGAGGACGGTCATGCCAAAGAGTAGTATCCGTTTGCCCCCTCTGTTTGCAACAGCCAAGCCCACGGCAAGCAGGAAGACCTGCTCCAGATAGCCAGCAAAATGGTTATGGTTGACGTAAAAAAGGGAGATATTATAGCGTCGTTGCGAGTAGATCTTGAATCCTAAAAACTCTCCGTTAATGAGGGTCAGGCCCATGATAGCGTAGATTGTGCCAAAAATGACGATCAGCCAAAGGAGGCGATTGATTTTTTCCTGACTTCTCTGGGTGTTAATAATGTAGAAAAAAAGGGCGAGCGCGCTGAGGCCCTTGGAGATGGCTATGCGGCTTGCGTAAGGAGAGACCGAAAGGCCGTATGAGATAAGGAGGGAGAGAAGAAAGAGAAAGATCGGGATATCTGCCGGGGTGCGAGAGCAGCTGAGTTCCCCTTTATAGACCCTAGGCAGGACAGCAAGCGCAATAAGGGAAATAATGGTGAGCTGGGCTACAGTTATGGACCAGGTTTCCACCAAGCCGTGGGCAAGGGGGCCCAACAGTAACAGAAAAAATAAAAGGATTTCGTCAAGAGAGACCTTGTTGCGCAACATCAACATAGTCCCCTGACAGGCAAGGGGCGCCTCAGTCCTTTTCGCAGGCCCGTACCTGCCGGATAAATGCCCTGATCAGGTGATGATCTTTTTGTCCTGGAGCTGTTTCCACCCCTGAGTTGACATCCAAGGCATAAGGGCTGACAGCAGCAAGTGCCTCCTCCACATTCTCCACTCCAAGACCACCTGCCAGGATAAAATCCCGTTGCAGCTTCAGGTCCTGAATCAGGGACCAGTCAAAACGCAGACCGGTTCCACCCTTGACTCCTTTCTGGTAGGTATCGAGGAGAAAGCCCTTCACATGCTCGTTATAGGGGATGATATCGTTGGCCTGTAAATCCCCACCCACCCTGAGGGCCTTGATTACCTGGCAGGGGGCCGCAAAGCGGGCCAGACGTTCGCAGTATTTGGGGGATTCCTGGCCGTGCAGCTGGGCATAACCGAGGGTGCAGAAGCGGATAATCTCCTCAACCTCTTCCCGTTCGCGGTCAACAAAGACCCCCACCGTATCGACAAAGGGAGGGAGTTGTTCAATAATGATCCGGGCCACCTCAGGATCAACATTACGGGGGCTTTTTTCGTAAAAAATAAATCCCAGGGCATCCACCCCGGCCTCCACTGCCGCAGTGGCGTCCTCCAGGTTGGTGATGCCGCACATCTTGATACGAATTCGATCTACGTTCATGCTCTTGTGTTTAGGTCTCTTCTGCTTAGGTCGAGAGGAAATAACGGAGTGTTTCACCTTGTTCAGTACTGCGCATCAGGCTCTCCCCGATCAGGGCCGCTGTTATACCAGCCTTTTGTAAACGGAGCATATCATCGCGAGTGGATATGCCTGACTCACTGACAATGGGGATGCCTGCGGGGATCTCGCGCTGGAGCCGGAACGTGGTTTCCAGATCCATGCTGAAATCATTGAGGTTTCGGTTGTTAATGCCGATAAGCCTGCTTTCCGCAGCCAAGGTCTTTTCCAGTTCTGCCTCATTATGGACCTCAACCAGCACGTCCATGCCTGCCTCCTCGGCCTGGAGGCGAAACTCCCTGAGCTGCTCGGTCTCCAGGATGGCGGCAATGAGCAGGATGGCATCGGCGCCAAAGGCGGCAGCCTCTTCGATCTGGAGGGGATCAATGATGAACTCCTTGCGCAGCACGGGCAGATCCACCGTCTTTCTGACGAGAGGGATATAAGCGATGGAGCCTTGAAAGAAGTCTCGATCTGTGAGCACGGATAGAGCATGGGCCCCGCCCTGCTTATAGTTCAGGGCTATCTTTTGTGGATCGAAATTGGGTTCAATTACCCCTTTGGAAGGAGAGGCCTTCTTGGCCTCAGCAATGATGGCCACGCCCGGTGCTGTAACCAGGGCCTGCATGAATCCTCGCGGTGGATCAAGAGCTGCTTCGCTCTCTGGTGGACGGATTCCCTTTCGTTTCAGGGCGGCAACTTCTTCTTTTTTTCGTGCTACGATGGTGTCAAGGATCATATTGTTATAATGATAATTATATGCGGCACCCAGGTCTCGTTACTTTGCTCAGGAGCCCGATAGGGGAAACTGTCTTCCAGGAGAAAATGGCGCGGGTGATCAGGAATTTATCTTCAGG is from Candidatus Electrothrix sp. GW3-4 and encodes:
- a CDS encoding phosphoribosylanthranilate isomerase, with protein sequence MNVDRIRIKMCGITNLEDATAAVEAGVDALGFIFYEKSPRNVDPEVARIIIEQLPPFVDTVGVFVDREREEVEEIIRFCTLGYAQLHGQESPKYCERLARFAAPCQVIKALRVGGDLQANDIIPYNEHVKGFLLDTYQKGVKGGTGLRFDWSLIQDLKLQRDFILAGGLGVENVEEALAAVSPYALDVNSGVETAPGQKDHHLIRAFIRQVRACEKD
- the trpC gene encoding indole-3-glycerol phosphate synthase TrpC produces the protein MILDTIVARKKEEVAALKRKGIRPPESEAALDPPRGFMQALVTAPGVAIIAEAKKASPSKGVIEPNFDPQKIALNYKQGGAHALSVLTDRDFFQGSIAYIPLVRKTVDLPVLRKEFIIDPLQIEEAAAFGADAILLIAAILETEQLREFRLQAEEAGMDVLVEVHNEAELEKTLAAESRLIGINNRNLNDFSMDLETTFRLQREIPAGIPIVSESGISTRDDMLRLQKAGITAALIGESLMRSTEQGETLRYFLST